A genomic window from Silene latifolia isolate original U9 population chromosome Y, ASM4854445v1, whole genome shotgun sequence includes:
- the LOC141627998 gene encoding protein ASPARTIC PROTEASE IN GUARD CELL 1-like, with amino-acid sequence MESKINYLVFPYIFLAIFPCLLKLPLVSSRIMLFPTSKTQILNVTTTPNYLKQISPKMQTSISIQLPNRPLTLKLHTRQSLLPNNHTHKDHKSLLLNQLTRDSRRVSSIQTRLDLTIKSDLGAPIISGTSQGGGEYFTRIGVGQPLRDVYVIIDTGSDISWVQCEPCSHCYTQSNPIFDPKRSSTFKSIPCNSSTCDALDVSDCRLGQCLYEVSYGDGSYTSGNFVTETITFDGGRSINNLAVGCGHNNDGYFAGAGGLLGLGGGPLSLPSQINASFFSYCLVDRDSTAASTLELVNTNTNSETTQTNSNITSVTAPLVRNHMLDTFYYLGLTGFTVGGNVLEIPATSFQIDRQGSGGMIIDSGTAVTRLESRVYELLRDEFRQGTSHLPTADDVAIFDTCFDLRGLDSVEFPAVELLFGGTQSLVLPARNYVIPVDGDGTFCFAFAPTTSSMSILGNVQQQGIRVGFDLVKSLVTFQAEAC; translated from the coding sequence ATGGAAAGCAAGATCAATTATCTAGTCTTTCCATACATATTTCTTGCAATATTCCCTTGTCTTCTAAAGCTTCCCTTGGTTTCTTCTCGAATAATGTTATTTCCAACCTCCAAAACACAAATCCTAAATGTAACAACTACTCCCAATTATCTTAAACAAATTTCACCAAAAATGCAAACATCCATTAGCATCCAATTACCAAATCGGCCCCTTACTTTAAAACTCCACACTCGTCAATCTCTTTTACCAAACAATCACACCCACAAAGACCATAAATCCCTACTCTTAAATCAACTAACTCGTGACTCGAGACGAGTCAGCTCGATTCAAACTCGACTCGACCTGACAATAAAATCCGACCTAGGCGCCCCAATCATCTCCGGAACAAGCCAAGGAGGTGGGGAGTACTTCACCCGGATAGGTGTCGGTCAACCCTTGCGTGACGTCTACGTAATTATAGACACAGGAAGTGACATTAGTTGGGTACAGTGTGAGCCATGTTCACATTGCTACACACAATCCAACCCAATATTTGACCCGAAACGATCCTCCACATTCAAATCCATTCCATGCAATTCATCGACATGTGACGCCCTAGACGTCTCTGATTGTCGTCTAGGGCAATGCCTATATGAGGTGTCATATGGGGACGGTTCATATACGAGTGGCAACTTTGTCACTGAAACAATAACGTTTGACGGGGGTAGATCGATAAATAACCTAGCCGTAGGTTGTGGACATAATAATGATGGTTATTTTGCTGGAGCCGGGGGTTTGCTTGGCCTTGGTGGTGGGCCATTGTCACTACCTTCCCAAATTAACGCGTCCTTTTTCTCGTATTGCTTAGTCGATCGAGACTCGACCGCGGCCTCTACCCTCGAGTTGGTCAATACCAACACCAACTCAGAAACAACTCAAACTAATAGCAATATTACTTCCGTTACCGCACCATTGGTTAGGAATCATATGCTTGACACATTTTACTACCTAGGGCTGACGGGATTTACCGTAGGGGGGAATGTATTAGAGATCCCGGCAACATCATTCCAAATAGATCGCCAGGGGAGTGGCGGAATGATCATAGACTCTGGGACGGCTGTGACACGACTTGAGTCGAGGGTGTACGAGTTGCTAAGGGATGAATTTAGGCAGGGGACAAGTCATCTACCAACAGCGGATGACGTGGCGATTTTTGACACCTGTTTTGACCTGAGGGGACTGGATAGTGTTGAGTTTCCAGCGGTAGAGCTTCTCTTTGGGGGAACACAGAGCTTGGTATTACCGGCAAGAAATTATGTGATTCCGGTGGATGGAGACGGGACATTCTGCTTTGCATTTGCTCCAACAACATCATCTATGTCCATTTTAGGGAATGTGCAGCAGCAAGGGATACGGGTTGGGTTTGATCTTGTCAAGTCTCTTGTTACCTTCCAAGCTGAAGCATGTTAG